The window TGTACTTTATAACTAAAGTATTATTGCATTATAAATCTGGACACAAACTCGGTGGGTTTAATGCATGTTTAGGACTCTCTGGAAGTAAGCTCCTCAAATGCAAACATATTTAAGTCAACAAATTAGGTATGATgaatatgtatatgtgtgtgtgtgtgtgtcgttgcCTCTCACCTGTCAGCTGAGCCTGCAGCTATCTTACTGCCGTCAGTAGACCAGGAGCACCTCAGCAAGTTCTGGGAGACAGGACCAGATGTTAGAAACTGCATTAGCAACATGACACAGCCATTCTACATGTGAGCTACTGTTACAGTAATAAGAGGAAAGATGAACTTCTTTATTAGAACGGACAGCAGGGAGCGATGGGAGAGGCTGCGGAGGATGAAAGGAGAAGTCATGCAACCGCAGCCGACAACAGGCGTAAACACACCCAGCAGGAGTGCAGCTGTTAGTCtcttatgcaaaaaaaaaaacaaaaaacaggcaaagactGAATCAGTTCACAGGATGAAGGCACAGAGCGATGGTTACTGCATGTGAGGAAGTGAAAGTTTTAGGAAAAGAGAATCTATGAGACTGTGacaatcacagacacaaaccctggtctcctgggtCATACGCGTCCATCTACCCCACCTCCCTCCATTTGCTGACTTTCCTtctctttatactacgtcaccttgTTCTGAGTGTCTTACATTGCTGTGGACGTACTTACAGTGGAGTCAGGTGAAAGCCTggtgcatctcatacagatgctagAGGGTACATTGTGCGTCCGTATGGGACAGAGCGTCTGTATTGGACGCTCTGGGAATTAGACCAGGCCACAGGTAACAGTGAAAAGCAGTATCAGTTTCTTTGTGGTGAGCCTTAATGTGTCTCTTCAGGTTTGTTGTATTCTCACCAGCTATTTCATAGCGGCATTGcttcctttttgataaagcaaTCTATTCAGTATTTCCCATCCTCATTGTAGCAAAAATGGGTCCAAATATCACCTCATTTCTTTCTCCCAAGCTCTGTTGCTGTCATTATTAACTGttatttgctttttgtaaaacagTTGAAGTAAGTTACTCCGAGCCCTGACTGTGCTCATTGTGTGCTGCCGGTGTAGTCCTGATTAGGCGCATGCTGCACAGTAAATGGAACTGCTgttttgaagaaaaacaaaagcctctaatatttcatctctgctttttttcattttttaaactacattttattctgttctttttttgtcatcagCACTGCGTGTTCAGACAGTCAAAGTGTTTAATGATGTCGATGGTGTCTCGTCATCATCTAGTCGAACATATTTCACCACAGTGTCATCAACACAATTAAGATCAACTAGTTATTTGTTACCTTTTCAAAGTTGTGAACGTTGCCCTGGAAAATCTTCACACACCTCTCCTTGGGTGCGAATGGTCGAACATCCCAAATACGCACTACAGAGATACACACAAGGAGTCAGCCAAAGAAGATTTGAACGACCTGAGAAAAAGGCATTTCTTATTCTGTTattatgcacacaaacatcctACCTGTGTTGTCCATGGAGTTTGAGAGAAGGTATGATCCCTCCGAGCTCAGGCTGAGTCCAGTTACTGAGTCACCATGGCCGTGCATGTTGTAGATGAGCTTGTTCTGCCTCAGGTCCCACACCtgcacagcacaaaaaaaacagctttggaCAGGGTTTATACAGAAGGACATACAGTGTGTAGGCCTGTATGTGAAGAGCAAAGAGTAGGCTTGAGCTGCAGCAATATCCACAGGCCAAGAACCTGTTGTCACGACTGCAGTTGGAGCCCAGGGGAAAACCATAAAAACGATGTTCTcacagcacatgaacacactacAACACGACACGTCAACTACAAAATCTCAAAGGGGCCTGCAGCAAAATCTGTGGAAGGGGTAGGTAGCAGAATGAGGACAAAACACCAGTGGAATTCTTCAACATCAGTATAAAAGATGCAAAAGTGAGGAGGATGAAGCAGCGAATTCACCATTTTATGGGATTAGCAGAACCCGAGGGAGGCATCTTCACAGTACACTTGACAATGGGCTAAATACTGTGTTTAAGAACCTTATTTTGCTCATACCCGAATGAGAAATGCAATGTGTTTCACCAACAGATATTAGTCCGTGGCTTTTTAAATGGAAAGCACTGCATCCTTAATGACTGAACTCATCGCCTCCACAAAAACATGTGAGCAACGCTTTGTTCCCATCACTATCACAGAGTTTAATATCCGCAGCAATTCTTGTAAGCTGGAAGAGAAGCTGCCGGCACTGTTTCTAATTCTCTAATTTGTCTTTATTCTTActtgtagattttttttaaactcttttaaAACAACTTTATGGTCATAACTGTGatactttttgtgtttgtgtgtgtgtgtgtaagtggatTAGAGGGGGCTGTATTTTTTAGGTAGGGTAATTagggaaataaataaacacttgGGGTCGGAAAACATACACAGCACAAGATCCCGAGACTTCTTCTGgtgttgtttcttttattgtttgcttaCTTCATGTATTTCTGtactgcttctgtgtgttttttgactaAACCCTTTTCTTATTTATTGGCAAATAAAGttcaatttgatttgattgtggTTTCCTGTTAGCAGCTTCATCCAAAGGGGAAAAATCATCCAAAAACGCAGAATCAATTTTCAAAACTTTTCCATCATAATTTATCCCATTTTCACAATTTAAGTAGTTTAAAATTGGCCGTGCTGATGGAACTTGGTAACGTCACCTGGTCTGGCTTACGGCATACGCGAACTGTGCGCTGACGCTGGCAGTCATGGCTGACCAGAGCCACTTCCCCCATGCTGTCAGCATCCAAACATTTTGGTGCAAAATCTCCACCCAGTGCAACTAGGGACTGCCTCTCTGCTGAGCcatgtaaaatatttgtttttcaaaagccacacattattaaacacacacttccCATTTATTATTGCGGATAAGTAAATTGCGAGTTTTGCTAAGTTTACTCACTCTTAAAAAATTCTTGCCACAACTAGCTGCACGCGCTAAAGTGTATCACATGATCCATGACAACATAATGGTCATGCATTTTCAATTAGTAATACAaggagtgtattttgtgtgATGCCAAAACGATATATATACACAacttttccaaaacattttgtgaATTCCGTACCATTTCCTGGCCTGGAAAAttgttttttctaatttctcAACTTTTCCAGGAATTTCAATACTGTGGAAACCCTGTAGAACATTACTGTGTACGGTGAAACCTCCAGGTTTTGAAAAAGATACTGGAGCATAGTACCTTGATGTCATTGTCAATGCCTCCTGACAGGATCTGGTCACTGGTGTCATTGAATGTCACGGCCAGCACCTGGTAGGTGTTCTGGAATGTGTGGATCGCCCCTTTCTTACGAATGTCCCACAGCTACCAAggtgacaaacacaaagagaaagatgaACAAGAGCCTGATCAGACCAACAACTGGAGTCTTTGACATTAATCAGTAACGAGATACTTGTTTTACAAAACACTGTCTATTATTGAGACGAGTGAGTGTGTTGAACCCAATGATCTGGGataaaaatgtcaattaaaTATCATCCCATGGCATCTGGAAATCTCACCTTAACTGTCCCATCATCGCTGCCAGTGCAGATGAGCTGAGGCCCTCGGCGGGCCGGGTAGCAGGTGTTAACGAAGGAGGTGTGGCCCTTCAGACGCTTGATCCTCTCGCCTGTTTCACTGTCCCACACACCCACGGTCTTGTCTGTGCTTGCCGAAAACAGCAAGCTGAAATGCAGTGAGACAAACAGTTGGTCAGCCCTTTTCTAGACACAGTTATCAACCCGCTGCATTAACACATCAGTTCAGAAGCTTGAGTTCAGCCAGCTAGTAAACAAATGGGAAATATGTGTCACTCTCCATCGATTACAGAAGCTAGAATAAACAGTCATGTTTGCTTCTTAGTTTGGTTGCAAACAATGAAGAAgacaatatttattttattctcacAAAAGTCATTCAAAACACTTCATGGATTATGTGTTACTAATAACTTACTTGTTTGAATGTAATTTACACTTAACTGTATACAGATTACTACCTCTAAATATACTAGACTCTACCCATGGATTCACCCTTGTGACAAACTCCAgcaccaaaacaacacaaaggcacTTTTCAAACTCACTGACTCAAGAACAAACAACCTGCATGTCATAGGTGTTCACAGAAAGGCTAAATATAACATGAGATTTTTATCCAAAAAAGGCATCCATACCCACTAACTCTCCATGTTTCCTTCTATTTGTTCACTCACATTTTCAAGTTTATGCTATACACTTTGTCAATACAGTTGATTTCTTTGTCCATCCATCAGAACACACCTACCACATTTATCTATGATCGTTCATACCTGCCATCTGTGTTGTAGTGCAGCTCCATCACTGCTCCACTGTGGCCCTTCAGAGTGGCATAATTATCACAGTCTCCATACACATtccacatcactgcagcaaag of the Chelmon rostratus isolate fCheRos1 chromosome 16, fCheRos1.pri, whole genome shotgun sequence genome contains:
- the snrnp40 gene encoding U5 small nuclear ribonucleoprotein 40 kDa protein; this translates as MIEPKKRVADMAVVPTAMKRPRTELVAAAQSQQLVAVGPPRSSSLQAPIMLMSGHEGEVYCCKFHPNGATLASSGFDRLILMWNVYGDCDNYATLKGHSGAVMELHYNTDGSLLFSASTDKTVGVWDSETGERIKRLKGHTSFVNTCYPARRGPQLICTGSDDGTVKLWDIRKKGAIHTFQNTYQVLAVTFNDTSDQILSGGIDNDIKVWDLRQNKLIYNMHGHGDSVTGLSLSSEGSYLLSNSMDNTVRIWDVRPFAPKERCVKIFQGNVHNFEKNLLRCSWSTDGSKIAAGSADRFVYIWDTTSRRILYKLPGHAGSVNEVAFHPEEPIVLSGSSDKRLYMGEIQ